The sequence below is a genomic window from Corallococcus silvisoli.
CCACGAGGGCCAGGCGCGAGGGCTGCGCCCTGCCCTTCGCCAGCGCTTCGGCGGACACGGGCTCCGGCGGGGACCACTGCGCGCCGGGGTAGAGGTTGCGCCGCGCGCCGAAGCCCTCGCCGGAGAGCATCAGCACGCGCTCGTTGTCGCTCAGCAGGAGCAGCCCGCCCGGGGCGCCCACCTCCAGCACCAGGCGGCGGCGCACGGCCTCGCGCTCGAACTCCAGCACCACGGCGCGGGAGGCCTCCAGGTAGCGCGCGCCCTGGAGCTTGAAGCCGGTGAGCTCCTGGCGCAGCCAGCGCTGGAAGGGGGCGGGCTCTCCCGGCGTGGGGAAGCGGTCCTCCGCGACGGACAGGCGCGACAGCTCCCCTTCCGCGCACAGGCACAAGACCACCGATCTGCCGGGGACGCGCAGCTCCAGGTAGGCCAGCCGGGGCAGCGGGCACCATGCCTTCTGGGCGACCGCGCCCACCAGCCGGGCCGCGACCTCCGCCACGACCTCCTCGAACTCAACCGGACGCAGCGACATGGACGGGCCCCTTCCGGACGGCGGGCCGCAAGGGCTTGGAATCCCTGGCCCGCAAAAGAAAAACGGCCCGGCGGGTTTCGCCGAGCCGTTCACTGGACGTCAACCGACGTCCGTCATGACGCCGTACTTCAGGCTTCCGGGGTCGCCGGGGCCGCAGCGGCCTTGCTGGCGCTCTTGCGGGTGGTCTTGCGCGCGGACTTCTTCGCGGCGGCCTTCTTGGCCGGGGCCTTCTTGGCCGTACCGCGCTTGGCGGCAGGGGCCTTGCGGGCAGTCTTCTTCGTCGCGGTCTTCTTCGACGCGGCCTTCTTCGCGGTCTTCTTCTTCGCGGCCATCGGAATCCTCCGTTCAGTGTTGAGGCCCGCGAGGACGCGAGCCCTGCACCCACTTTGGACTGAACGTGAGTGCTTGAAATGAATGGTACGGGCGACATGCCAGTGTGTCAACGCATGGTGATGTATTGCAGTGCGCGGCGAGGCCGATTTTTGGCCTCCGGGCGCTTCGAACCGTTCGTGGCGGTCATTTCGGGGGTCCGGCGCGTCGCGCGCGGAGCCGAATTTCCGGCTCCGGACGCATTTCGGGGGTCGGCGCGGCGGGTCCGGGTGTCCGCTGCCGAGCAACCCGCGCGCACGCATCGCGTCGCTTCCCGTCGTGGAGGCGAAGTCCTACGGTGCCGCCCCGCATGCGAGCTGCTGACCCGCTGACCTTCCCCGCGTCCTTCACCTTCGGCGTCGCCACGTCCGCGTACCAGGTGGAGGGCGGCATCGAGAACGACTGGGCCGCCTGGGAGCGGCAGGGGAAGTTGAAGGAGCCCGGCGCGCGGTGCGGCCGCGCGGTGGACCACTGGAACCGCTACGAGGAGGACTACGCCCTGGCGAAGGCGGTGGGCGCGGGCGCCTTCCGGCTGTCGCTGGAGTGGGCGCGCATCGAGCCCGAGCGCGGCCGGTTCGACGGGGCGGCGCTGGAGGCGTACCGCGAGCGGCTGCTGCGCCTGCGCGCGCACGGACTGCGGCCGGTGGTGACGCTCCATCACTTCACCCACCCCACGTGGTTCCACGCGTCCACGCCCTGGCACCTTCCGGAGAGCCTGGAGGCCTTCCGCCGGTACGTGCGCCAGTGCGCGCCCCTGTTGGAGGGCCTGGACGCGCTCGTCATCTCCTTCAACGAACCGATGGTCCTCTTGTTGGGCGGCTACCTCCAGGGCCTGATGCCTCCGGGCATCACGGACGGGGCGAAGACGATGGCGGCCCTGGAGAACATGGTGCGCGCGCACGCCATCGCGCGCGAGGAGCTGGGGCAGCGTCTGGGCCGGGTGGAGCTGGGCATCTCCCAGAACATGCTCGCGTTCACGCCGGACCGCTGGTGGCATCCCCTGGACCGCTCGCTGGTGCGGTTGGCGGCCCCCGCCTACAACCACGCGTTCCACGAGGCGCTCTTCTCCGGCCACCTGCGCGTCTTCATGCCGGGGGTCGCGTCCACGAACGTGCGCATCCCGGAGGCGCGCGACTCCGTGGAGTTCGTGGGCGTCAACTACTACACGCGCGCGCACCTGCGCTTCATGCCGCGCCCGCCCTTCATCGACTTCAAGTACCGCGACCCGGACGGGCGGGGGCTCACCGACATCGGCTGGGAGCGGCGCCCGGAGGGCTTCCTCCAGCTGCTCCACGAGGTGAAGCGCTACGGCAAGCCGGTGTGGGTGACGGAGAACGGCGTCGACGACCGGGCGGGCGCGGCGCGGCCGGAGTACCTCCACTCGCACCTCCAGCAGGTGCTGACCGCGCGCGCGGAGGGCGTGGACGTGCAGGGCTACCTTTATTGGAGCCTGCTGGACAACTTCGAGTGGCTGGAGGGCTGGGGCCCGCGCTTCGGCCTCTACCACGTCGACTTCGACACGCTGGAGCGCCACCCCACCCCGGCCTGCGACTACTTCCGCGCGGTGGCCACGGGGCGCGTGCTGGTGCCGCCCGCGGCCGTCGCTCAGCCCAGCGCGGCCCGGTAGTCCACCTCCGGCTCCTCTAGTGGGGCCGTGGGGTCGGTGTCCGCGCCCGCGAAGAAGCGGCGCACGCTGTCCTCCACCGCCTCCGGCGAGTCCAGCCCGTTCACCTCCGCCCGGAAGTGCGCCGCGCCCTTCAGGCCATGGGCGTACCAGGCCAGGTGGCGGCGGAAGGAGCGCACCGCGCCCAGGGCGTCCCCGACGAACTCCGCGTGGGCCTGCGCGTGCTCCAGCACCAGCGCGCAGCGCTCCTGGGGGGACGCCGGCGGGCCGCCCACCAGCTCCCGGAAGAGCCACGGGTTGCCCAGGGCGCCGCGGCCAATCATCACGAAGTCGCAGCGGGTGACGTCCAGCATGCGGTGGGCGTCCGCCACCGTCTTCACGTCCCCATTGCCGATGATGGGCAGCTCCGGGAAGTGGCGCTTGAGGTCCGCGATGTGGGACCAGTCGGCCTGCCCCGAGTAGCCCTGCTCGCGCGTGCGCGGGTGGAGGGCGAGCCCCGCGCACCCGGCCTCCTGGAGGGCCTCGGCCACCTTCAGATAGTTGAGCGTGCGCGCGTCCCAGCCCGAGCGGATTTTACAGGTGACGGGCAGGCCGGTGGCCTCGCGGATGGCCCGGACGATGGCCGCCGCGCGGGGCACGTCGCACAAGAGGCCGCTGCCGGCGCCGTTGCGCACCACCTTCTTCACCGGGCAGCCCATGTTGATGTCGATGAGCTGCGCGCCCGCGGCCTTCCCCACTTGCGCGGCCTGGGCCATGGCCTCCGGTTCGCCGCCGAAGATCTGGAGCGAGTAGGGCTTCTCCACCCGGGCGTCGTAGCGCAGGTACTTGAGGGTGCGCTGGTTCTGGCGCATCAGCCCCTGGGCGCTGACGAGCTCCGTGGGGCACAGGGCGGCGCCCAGCCGGAAGGCGATGACTCGGAACGGGCGCTCGCTCACGCCCGCCATGGGCGCGAGGATGTAGGGGTTGGGGAGCGTGTAGGGACCCAGCTTCAGCATGGCGGCGACACCCTATACCCGACGGAGGGAAACAGAAGCGCGCGGGGCGTGAGAACGGCCCTGCGCGAGTGGGGGGCAACGATTAAGGTCCCCCTCCATGTTCCGTTTTCGGCTCGGGAGCGTCCCCGTCCACGTCCACACGAGTCACCTGCTGTTCTCCGCGGTGCTCGCCTACAACTCCCTGCCGGTGCCGGGGCGGCACTCGGGTGCCGGGTGGCTGGGGGACCAGCTGGCCGACCCCTCGTCGTCCGGCCACATGGGCGCGGTGGTGGCCTACGTGCTGTCGTGGATGTTCATCGTCTTCGTGTCCGTGCTGGTCCACGAGCTGGGGCACGCGGTGGCCTTCCGCTTCTATGGATACCGGCCGAGCGTGGACCTGGTCTTCATGGGCGGCGTCACCCGGCCCAACACGGACGCGCCGCTGCCCTGGCACAAGGACGTGGTGAGCAGCTTCGCGGGCCCGCTGGCGGGGCTGACGCTGGGCGTCTTGTGCTGGGCGGTGCTGATGCAGGTGCGGGGCCGCTCGGAGATGGCGGACTTCTTCCTGGGCAACTTCTTCTTCGCGAACATGGCGTGGGCGGTGCTGAACCTGCTGCCGGTGCCGCCGCTGGACGGGGGCCACATCAGCACGGCGCTGGCGACGCGGATGTTCGGGCGGCGGGGCTTCATCGTGTCCCACGTGCTGGCGCTGGGCCTGTGCGTGGGCGTGGTGCTGCTGGCCATCAAGAGCGGGGCCCTGTTCATGGGCGTCCTCTTCGCCATGTTCGGCTTCCAGGCGTTCCGCGTGCTGGCGGAGGTGATGCGCGCGCGCAACGAGGCGAAGGAGGAGGAGGGCCCCCAGGCCCAGGGCCTGCGCGAGGCGCAGCAGGCGCTGCGCGAGGACCGGCTGGACGACGCGTGGCGGCTGGGCACCCAGCTGCTGGAGACCCCGGGCCTGTCCGCGGGCCTCACCAGCCGGGCCCATTACCTGCTGGGCTGGGTGGCGCTGAAGCAGGGCCATGGGCGGCCCGCGCTCGACCACTTCTCCCAGGTGCAGGGCCAGCCCGTGGAGATGCACGCGGTGGCGGCGGCCTTCTCGCTGGTGGGCGACGACGCCCGGGCGGTGGGCTACTGGAAGCAGGCGTGGGGGGAGTCGCAGGACCGCACCGTGATGCACGAGTACGCGGGCGCGCTCATCCGCCTGGGCCAGGTGACGGAGGCGCTGCGGCTGCCCCGCGTGGACGCGGCGGCCGCGTTCCGGTGCGCGGAGCGGGCGCTGTTCATCCGGGGGGCCTATTCGGAGGCCGCGGCGGTGAGCGAGGCGGCGCTCGGCCACGTCCCGGACGCGGGCATCGCGTACGACGCGGCGTGTGCCTTCGCCAGGGCGGGCAACGTGGCGGACGCGGTGCGCCTGCTCCAGCGCGCCGAGGCGCTGGGCTTCCGGGACGCGGCGTACGCCGCCTCCGACGAGGACCTGTCGCACCTGCACGGTCACGCCGCGTTCGAGGACTGGCTGACGCGCTTGCAGCCCACCGCCACGCCCTGACTCAAGGTCCGGTGCCCTGGACGCATGTCCGGGGCTAGAGTCCGCGCCCCCCTCCGTGAGCCCTTCGCCCCCTGTCGTGAAACCCTCCCCCGAGCCCATGCGTACCGGAGGCATGCCGGCATCCTCGGGAGGCGAGGCCGACTCGGACGAGGTGCTGATGGAGCGGTTCTGCCAGGGCGACGCGCCCGCGTTCGACGCGCTCTTCCAGCGCTACGCGCGCCCCATCCAGGGCTACCTGTCCCGCCTGACGGGCAGCCCCGCCACCGCCGAGGACCTGGTCCAGCTCACGTTCCTGTCCCTCGTTCGCTCGCGCGG
It includes:
- a CDS encoding glycoside hydrolase family 1 protein is translated as MRAADPLTFPASFTFGVATSAYQVEGGIENDWAAWERQGKLKEPGARCGRAVDHWNRYEEDYALAKAVGAGAFRLSLEWARIEPERGRFDGAALEAYRERLLRLRAHGLRPVVTLHHFTHPTWFHASTPWHLPESLEAFRRYVRQCAPLLEGLDALVISFNEPMVLLLGGYLQGLMPPGITDGAKTMAALENMVRAHAIAREELGQRLGRVELGISQNMLAFTPDRWWHPLDRSLVRLAAPAYNHAFHEALFSGHLRVFMPGVASTNVRIPEARDSVEFVGVNYYTRAHLRFMPRPPFIDFKYRDPDGRGLTDIGWERRPEGFLQLLHEVKRYGKPVWVTENGVDDRAGAARPEYLHSHLQQVLTARAEGVDVQGYLYWSLLDNFEWLEGWGPRFGLYHVDFDTLERHPTPACDYFRAVATGRVLVPPAAVAQPSAAR
- the dusB gene encoding tRNA dihydrouridine synthase DusB, coding for MLKLGPYTLPNPYILAPMAGVSERPFRVIAFRLGAALCPTELVSAQGLMRQNQRTLKYLRYDARVEKPYSLQIFGGEPEAMAQAAQVGKAAGAQLIDINMGCPVKKVVRNGAGSGLLCDVPRAAAIVRAIREATGLPVTCKIRSGWDARTLNYLKVAEALQEAGCAGLALHPRTREQGYSGQADWSHIADLKRHFPELPIIGNGDVKTVADAHRMLDVTRCDFVMIGRGALGNPWLFRELVGGPPASPQERCALVLEHAQAHAEFVGDALGAVRSFRRHLAWYAHGLKGAAHFRAEVNGLDSPEAVEDSVRRFFAGADTDPTAPLEEPEVDYRAALG
- a CDS encoding site-2 protease family protein; this translates as MFRFRLGSVPVHVHTSHLLFSAVLAYNSLPVPGRHSGAGWLGDQLADPSSSGHMGAVVAYVLSWMFIVFVSVLVHELGHAVAFRFYGYRPSVDLVFMGGVTRPNTDAPLPWHKDVVSSFAGPLAGLTLGVLCWAVLMQVRGRSEMADFFLGNFFFANMAWAVLNLLPVPPLDGGHISTALATRMFGRRGFIVSHVLALGLCVGVVLLAIKSGALFMGVLFAMFGFQAFRVLAEVMRARNEAKEEEGPQAQGLREAQQALREDRLDDAWRLGTQLLETPGLSAGLTSRAHYLLGWVALKQGHGRPALDHFSQVQGQPVEMHAVAAAFSLVGDDARAVGYWKQAWGESQDRTVMHEYAGALIRLGQVTEALRLPRVDAAAAFRCAERALFIRGAYSEAAAVSEAALGHVPDAGIAYDAACAFARAGNVADAVRLLQRAEALGFRDAAYAASDEDLSHLHGHAAFEDWLTRLQPTATP